The genomic interval CCGACACGGCCCGCTGAGCCGCGGCGGTTCGCACCTCGCAACCGCGCAATCCCAGCGCCGCGACGTTGGCGCGCGCATCCGCGGCGCCGACGGCGTCGCGCTCGACCAACACCGCCCGCCCCGTACGCCGCGCCACCGGCAACCCGAGGTTGCCGACCCCGGCATACACGTCGAGCACCCTTTCCCCGGGCGCGAATCCTCCGCTCTCCAACAGCGTCCGGACGAGCAGCCGATTGCCTGCGGCACTGACCTGCGTGAACGCGCCCGCGTGGGCCCGGAGCACGAGGTCCGGCTCGGGCCGCAGGGTCAGCGTGACGTCGCCCCAGGCGCGGCGCCAACGGCGGCCGTGCAAGACCACGCCCGCGATCGCCGGCTGCCCGCGTAGCCATGCCTCGACCAGCCCCGCGTCACCGCCCACACACCCGCCTTCCACCTCGCCCACCAGCACGACGCGATCGTCGACTTCGCCGGCGGCAACCTCGATTCGACGTACCGGCGAGGCGAGGCGGCGGATCAGATCGGCGGCCGCCGGCAGCGCGCGACCGACAGCGCCAGCGGCCAACAGACAGGCCTCAATCGGGACCAGCTCGTGACTCGCCGCCGCGTAGAAGCCGATCCGGCGGCCGGCCACCCGCAGCGTGACGCGGCTGCGGTAGCCGAACTCCTCCGGCGACGCGAGTATCGGCCGCACCGCGGCCGCCGGCAATCCTCCGATCCGCGTCAGCGCGTCGCCGACGTTGCGCGCTTTCGCATCGAGCTGGGCCGCGTACTCGACGTGCTGCCACGGACATCCGCCGCAACGGGGCAGGTACGCACAGGGCGGCGTTCGTCGCTCCGCAGCCGCGCGGC from Candidatus Binatia bacterium carries:
- the rlmD gene encoding 23S rRNA (uracil(1939)-C(5))-methyltransferase RlmD, with translation MAAQPRSLTIAALTYGPHGLGRLDGKAIFVRGVVPGETVEVAIREDHGSYAFADLVGVRRAAAERRTPPCAYLPRCGGCPWQHVEYAAQLDAKARNVGDALTRIGGLPAAAVRPILASPEEFGYRSRVTLRVAGRRIGFYAAASHELVPIEACLLAAGAVGRALPAAADLIRRLASPVRRIEVAAGEVDDRVVLVGEVEGGCVGGDAGLVEAWLRGQPAIAGVVLHGRRWRRAWGDVTLTLRPEPDLVLRAHAGAFTQVSAAGNRLLVRTLLESGGFAPGERVLDVYAGVGNLGLPVARRTGRAVLVERDAVGAADARANVAALGLRGCEVRTAAAQRAVSALRRAGERFDAVILDPPRSGAADLIDDLLALSPPRLFYVSCNPASLARDLRRLSGRYRVETVQPIDLFPHTYHVETVVRAVLTC